Proteins from a genomic interval of Medicago truncatula cultivar Jemalong A17 chromosome 3, MtrunA17r5.0-ANR, whole genome shotgun sequence:
- the LOC112420307 gene encoding protein FAR1-RELATED SEQUENCE 5-like — translation MNEDWKPKVDMVFCSFEDAWEFWNTYGGKVGFGVRKDYTHRKKDGSVSSCRFVCCKEGMRKPDKRDYKTKNPRLETRTNCEARLGLKNVDGKLMVHDFVEDHNHELLLPETTHMLSSQRKVSEIHCQQIELADSVGVQQKKSFDLLSKEVGGRTNLGFIRLDQKNYLRKKRERSLVQGEAGYLLQYFQRKTVENPTFYHAYQLDIEDQITNVFWADARMLVDYSYFGDVVSLDLTYCTNSSHRPLAIISGFNHHRGAVIFGAALLYDETAESYEWLFETFLEAHKQKMPQTVFTDQAKSMAKALAEVMPEAYHGLCTWHLMQNGIKHLGNLMKGESYFLSDFKKCMYGYEDVEQFEDGWTSLLIKYGVQKNDWLQRMYNIKEKWASCYMKKTLTLGMRSTQLSESVNADIKNFMSKNLDLIKFFERFEDVVEEKRYKELKCEFEARQKIPRLKNSYSDILQQVSKLYTPTIFDLFQREYELFEACFVKSMDIQTSSSTYVIAKKRNMGEWQVTFDLEKNTICCSCRKFESFGILCCHCLKVFIHTDVTSVPEPYILKRWTKIARSRASQTIGVSHVVEDLDLSPAQCYKEICPHFIRIVTEGCRSPEAVEFLKEVADELDEQMLKFQNMQISSEQVNGTSNNIKKISITNDCATQVKGFKNNEGPKGSKRWKGWVETKLAKRKKRAKSIASQIQEPMKNKGKQGSKNIKRRDEVSNISAPQSQKQYVVSNTSDLQRQQPFASSITSAPIWLNNAYNQPSMGDDGTSSQFGVASFTSLLMVLSNVNAIHASRAGHARMLVAMAFGLFFFQTVV, via the exons ATGAATGAAGATTGGAAGCCAAAAGTAGATATGGTTTTCTGTAGCTTTGAAGATGCTTGGGAGTTCTGGAACACTTACGGTGGTAAGGTTGGATTCGGAGTGAGGAAAGATTATACACACAGAAAAAAGGATGGTTCAGTTTCTTCTTGTAGGTTTGTTTGCTGCAAAGAAGGCATGCGAAAGCCAGACAAGCGAGATTATAAAACAAAGAATCCAAGACTAGAGACCAGAACAAATTGTGAAGCAAGGTTAGGACTTAAGAATGTGGATGGAAAATTGATGGTGCATGATTTTGTGGAGGACCACAACCACGAGTTACTTTTGCCAGAAACAACTCATATGTTGTCGTCTCAACGAAAGGTTTCTGAAATTCATTGTCAACAAATTGAACTAGCTGATAGTGTCGGTGTACAACAAAAGAAATCATTTGATTTATTGAGTAAAGAAGTAGGAGGCAGAACTAACTTGGGTTTTATACGTCTTGATCAAAAGAATTATCTTcggaaaaaaagagaaagaagttTGGTACAAGGGGAGGCCGGCTATTTATTGCAATACTTTCAAAGAAAGACGGTAGAAAATCCAACTTTCTACCATGCTTATCAGCTAGATATTGAAGATCAAATCACCAATGTGTTTTGGGCAGATGCTAGGATGCTGGTTGATTACAGTTATTTTGGTGATGTTGTTTCTCTTGATTTAACATATTGCACAAATAGTTCGCACAGACCACTAGCAATCATCTCGGGATTTAACCACCATCGAGGAGCCGTAATTTTTGGAGCTGCATTATTATATGACGAAACTGCCGAGTCATACGAGTGGCTATTTGAGACATTTCTAGAAGCACATAAGCAGAAAATGCCTCAAACAGTTTTTACTGATCAAGCCAAATCAATGGCAAAAGCATTAGCCGAGGTTATGCCTGAAGCTTACCATGGTTTATGTACGTGGCACTTGATGCAAAATGGAATTAAACACTTAGGAAATTTAATGAAGGGGGAATCTTATTTTCTTAGTGACTTTAAGAAATGCATGTATGGTTATGAAGATGTAGAACAATTTGAAGATGGTTGGACATCCCTCCTTATAAAGTATGGTGTTCAGAAAAATGATTGGTTGCAAAGAATGTACAATATAAAGGAGAAATGGGCATCTTGTTACATGAAGAAGACTTTGACATTAGGGATGCGAAGCACTCAACTTAGTGAAAGTGTGAATGCAGATATTAAAAATTTTATGAGTAAGAACTtggatttaattaaattttttgagcGTTTTGAAGATGTTGTAGAAGAAAAGCGGTATAAAGAATTGAAGTGTGAATTTGAAGCACGCCAAAAAATTCCAAGACTGAAGAACTCATATTCTGATATTTTGCAACAAGTGTCCAAGCTTTATACTCCTACTATTTTCGACTTATTCCAACGTGAGTATGAGTTGTTTGAAGCATGCTTTGTGAAAAGCATGGACATACAAACATCATCATCTACTTATGTTATTGCCAAGAAAAGGAATATGGGAGAATGGCAAGTGACCTTCGATTTGGAAAAGAATACAATTTGTTGCTCTTGTCGTAAATTTGAAAGCTTTGGCATACTTTGTTGTCATTGCTTAAAAGTCTTCATTCATACGGACGTTACATCAGTGCCTGAGCCTTATATTTTAAAGAGGTGGACAAAGATAGCAAGAAGTAGAGCTTCACAAACTATTGGTGTTAGTCATGTGGTAGAAGACTTGGATTTATCTCCAGCACAATGTTATAAGGAAATTTGTCCCCACTTTATTAGGATAGTCACAGAAGGATGTAGAAGTCCAGAAGCTGTTGAGTTTCTTAAGGAAGTTGCTGATGAATTGGACGAGCAAATGctaaagtttcaaaatatgcaaataagtAGTGAACAAGTGAATGGAACCTCTAACAATATTAAAAAGATATCAATTACTAATGATTGTGCAACACAAGTAAAGGGGTTTAAGAACAACGAAGGTCCAAAGGGTTCAAAACGTTGGAAAGGTTGGGTAGAAACAAAACTGGCCAAGAGAAAGAAACGTGCGAAGTCCATTGCTTCACAAATTCAAGAACCTAtg AAGAACAAAGGTAAGCAGGGttccaaaaatataaagagGCGGGATGAAGTGTCAAACATAAGTGCTCCACAAAGTCAAAAGCAATATGTTGTGTCCAACACTAGTGATTTACAACGTCAACAGCCATTTGCATCGTCAATTACAAGCGCACCTATATGGCTTAATAATGCATACAATCAACCATCTATG GGAGACGATGGAACTTCTAGTCAATTCGGTGTTGCTAGTTTTACTAGCTTATTGATG GTGCTGTCAAATGTCAATGCAA TTCATGCTTCAAGGGCTGGTCATGCACGGATGTTGGTTGCTATGgcttttggtttgtttttctttcaaacagTAGTGTAG
- the LOC11428121 gene encoding uncharacterized protein At1g76070 has product MEKNLKLRNKILKILPKTITINFQNHPFSPGRDHKSRQDNATKWARPHGVKGFSGPIQSIIPREARRKSKDINGIDYEEPTSPKISCMGQIKHKKKQIKKSKDMEVKKHVNTFQKMLFHVGKPKSEGRRKSDACAVQDKKYAIEERATHVSQMKRFASGRDTFANFDWKAQVAPEEIDNYYSDEERMQSDDDDDEEEFKIPFSAPLGGGVGACSLGLDLKPRKEINLWKRRTMAPPRPLQLDPVN; this is encoded by the coding sequence ATGGAGAAAAACCTTAAGCTGAGGAACAAGATCTTGAAGATATTACCAAAAACTATCACTATAAACTTTCAAAACCATCCATTCAGTCCAGGTAGGGATCACAAATCAAGACAAGATAACGCAACAAAGTGGGCAAGACCTCACGGTGTCAAGGGATTTTCAGGTCCAATCCAATCCATAATTCCACGTGAAGCTAGAAGAAAGTCCAAAGATATTAATGGAATTGATTATGAAGAACCCACTTCACCAAAAATATCGTGCATGGGACAAATCAAGCAcaagaagaaacaaataaaaaaatcgaaagACATGGAAGTGAAGAAACATGTaaacacttttcaaaagatgttgTTTCATGTTGGGAAACCAAAATCTGAAGGAAGAAGGAAATCAGATGCATGTGCAGttcaagataaaaaatatgcaaTTGAGGAAAGAGCAACACATGTGAGTCAAATGAAACGTTTTGCAAGTGGACGTGACACTTTTGCTAATTTTGATTGGAAGGCTCAAGTAGCACCAGAAGAAATAGATAATTACTATTCTGATGAAGAGAGAATGCaaagtgatgatgatgatgatgaagaagagttTAAGATCCCTTTCTCTGCACCTCTTGGTGGTGGTGTTGGTGCTTGTAGTCTTGGACTTGATTTGAAGCCACGAAAAGAAATTAATCTATGGAAGAGAAGGACCATGGCTCCACCTAGGCCTCTACAACTGGATCCAGTAAATTAG